A window of Brachybacterium fresconis contains these coding sequences:
- a CDS encoding LacI family DNA-binding transcriptional regulator produces the protein MPEDGSRQGRVTLKDVAERSGVSLATASKVMNGRADVRDSTREEVAAAARTLGYQPKRRDTDHRRSVMIHFDTLTSPYALQVLEGAEQSARRADVDLLVMSVDERGPGYQGPTRAMMADLSARGVEGLIAVTSPVGPQHARWSRDLKLPLIAIDPVTIGPDTKGIVAISATNWEGGNSAVQHLLDLGHRRIGIIGGPEESVPARQRVQGYHSALAQAGIPVDPALIEHGSFSYEDGQRSAETLLSLSEPPTAIFAVADTLGVGVLRAARRHRVSIPEDLSVVSFDDTMIASWTHPQLTAVRQPLFSMGQVAVERLLALSSDPGLFAHPFKLETQLIERESTARAVEGARATKG, from the coding sequence ATGCCTGAGGACGGTTCGCGGCAGGGTCGCGTCACCTTGAAGGACGTCGCGGAGCGGTCCGGGGTCTCGCTCGCGACCGCCTCGAAGGTCATGAACGGCCGGGCCGACGTGCGCGACTCGACGCGCGAGGAGGTCGCCGCCGCCGCGCGGACGCTCGGCTACCAGCCCAAACGGCGCGACACGGACCACCGACGCTCGGTCATGATCCACTTCGACACCCTCACCAGCCCTTACGCGCTCCAGGTGCTCGAGGGCGCGGAGCAGTCCGCCCGGCGGGCCGACGTCGACCTGCTGGTGATGAGCGTGGACGAGCGCGGCCCCGGCTACCAGGGCCCGACCCGGGCGATGATGGCGGACCTCTCCGCCCGCGGGGTGGAGGGTCTCATCGCGGTGACGTCGCCGGTCGGCCCCCAGCACGCTCGCTGGAGCCGCGACCTCAAGCTGCCGCTGATCGCCATCGACCCGGTGACGATCGGCCCCGACACCAAGGGGATCGTCGCGATCTCCGCCACCAACTGGGAGGGAGGCAACAGTGCCGTCCAGCACCTGCTGGACCTCGGGCACCGGCGGATCGGCATCATCGGCGGCCCGGAGGAATCCGTCCCCGCCCGCCAGCGCGTCCAGGGCTACCACAGCGCCCTCGCCCAGGCGGGGATACCCGTCGACCCCGCGCTCATCGAGCACGGCAGCTTCAGCTACGAGGACGGTCAGCGCAGCGCCGAGACGCTGCTGAGCCTGTCCGAGCCGCCCACGGCGATCTTCGCGGTGGCCGACACCCTCGGGGTCGGCGTGCTGCGGGCCGCCCGCCGGCACAGGGTCTCCATCCCGGAGGACCTCAGCGTGGTCAGCTTCGACGACACCATGATCGCCAGCTGGACCCACCCGCAGCTCACGGCCGTGCGCCAGCCGCTGTTCTCGATGGGCCAGGTCGCCGTGGAGCGCCTGCTGGCGCTGTCCTCGGACCCGGGACTGTTCGCCCACCCCTTCAAGCTCGAGACCCAGCTGATCGAACGCGAGTCGACCGCTCGGGCCGTGGAAGGGGCCCGGGCCACGAAGGGCTGA
- a CDS encoding choice-of-anchor G family protein: MLDPERGRLVEPPPPPRRRRAWRQRVARGAALGVAGALLTAGPASALGLNTYPDEPTESEASVAGMSLADEDIIGLGQSQAGSASNPGPNTEAFNGAIGGGEVVDFGSGYQIPLDEFLEFGEVGTIQSRSTATDGQNGEAITGVAGADGGLTLDGTDGDFGTARIDLLSIAKASGADTVTDQMIDQADLSFGLGGAWVESVNGEFQDPDAVGEMGQYRVGDMKLELHSPAVQAAGDGLSDAAGQMEQEVTDTINDSLDLTSALPVPGLSVDTEVSSTLQEDVLDATLLGPIATDDGLAGINLGEGTVVVDLGRIGGNDDGLIDRPVGINNQNPNTELIDDETYPFIASSVHDVIDETVDLSVGTAMDSLESVSISSSVSAPDGTTASWDMTLAGEVTNFECTPGGITGAATCATLEGAMTAMGPIMTPINDMITNPEGVIYEAFTTIKTDLMTVPVRAALDPFLELIANNLFSVQINHQEVQTCEMPDGTEVTSGLEVSALSIGVLDGTSRMGIGNAGVRVDACDLAAGDPVVESSSPVPAGECSEITSSGWAPESEVSFQLTDAEGNPVGDPITATADAEGNIPADTCLTVPEGTEPGDYTVVGEGPDGNTGESDLTVYAPDAEVDSPAAPGECAVVTSGGWIPDSEVSIQLTSAEGNPVGDPVTAVADEEGNLPADTCVAIPEGTEPGDYEAIVSDDNGAEIPAPVEVDEADADEASLDASSPVAAGGESALTGDGWAPDTDVSVQLTDPDGNAVGDPVTVTTDENGAFPEGTVLPVPEDATPGDGFTITATDPDGNEATDTLEVTPADSADEASLEASSPVRVGDESTLESEGWTPDTEVSVQLADAEGDPVGDPATVTTDENGAFPEGTSLPVPEDATPRDGYTITAVDSEGNEATDTIEIVAADAELFSLDASSPTPAGGESTLESAGWAPGTDVSVQLTDPDGNAVGDPVTVTTDENGAFPEGTVLPVPEDATPGDGFTITATDPDGNEATDTLEVTPADSADEASLEASSPVRVGDESTLESEGWAPDTDVSVQLADAEGDPVGDPVTVTTDENGAFPEGTSLPVPEGAEPGAFTVTAADSEGNEVTDTLEVIAADAPLVDASPAPAGGESALTGDGWTPDTEVSVQLTDAEGNAVGDPVTVTTDENGAFPEGTVLPIPEDATPGDGYTITAVDPEGNEATDTLEVIAADAPLVDASPAPAGGESALTGDGWTPDTDVSVQLTDPDGNAVGDPVTVTTDENGAFPEGTVLPIPEDATPGDGYTITAVDPEGNEATDTFEIVPDDSAEATIDASSPVAVGSESELVSEGWIPETEVSVQLADAEGNAVGDPVMVTTDGNGAFPEGTVLPIPEDATPGEGYTVTATDAEGTEATDTVEVTPGEGSCVSNQTVSIEPSSAGAGATVTVSGSGFAPGDATVALVDAEGNPVGATVEIEVGDDCGFASEVVISSDVTPGDYELVVTDGDGNSASDAITVTESQAGGDPAPGGDDDSTVGGGSDDGDDSSSDVGAGDDGEGSGTGTDGDLAQTGFDALPVAAIASLLTIAGAAVLITRHQRKV; the protein is encoded by the coding sequence ATGCTCGATCCCGAACGAGGACGACTCGTCGAACCACCCCCACCACCACGAAGGCGGCGAGCCTGGCGACAGCGGGTCGCTCGGGGTGCAGCACTCGGGGTGGCAGGGGCTCTTCTGACCGCTGGCCCCGCGTCGGCCCTCGGCCTGAACACCTACCCCGACGAACCGACGGAATCCGAAGCAAGCGTCGCGGGCATGTCGCTCGCGGACGAGGACATCATCGGTCTCGGCCAGTCCCAGGCCGGCTCCGCCTCGAACCCGGGCCCGAACACCGAGGCGTTCAACGGCGCCATCGGCGGCGGCGAGGTCGTCGACTTCGGCTCCGGATACCAGATCCCTCTCGATGAGTTCCTCGAGTTCGGTGAGGTCGGGACGATCCAGAGCCGGTCGACCGCGACGGACGGTCAGAACGGCGAGGCCATCACCGGTGTCGCCGGGGCCGATGGCGGGCTCACTCTCGATGGCACGGACGGTGACTTCGGCACGGCCCGGATCGATCTGCTGTCCATCGCCAAGGCCAGCGGGGCCGACACGGTCACCGATCAGATGATCGATCAGGCCGATCTGAGCTTCGGGCTCGGCGGTGCATGGGTCGAGTCGGTCAACGGTGAGTTCCAGGACCCCGACGCCGTGGGCGAGATGGGCCAGTACCGCGTCGGCGACATGAAGCTCGAACTCCACTCCCCGGCCGTCCAGGCTGCCGGCGACGGACTCAGCGACGCAGCCGGGCAGATGGAGCAGGAAGTCACCGACACCATCAACGACAGCCTCGACCTGACCAGCGCACTGCCGGTACCCGGTCTCTCGGTGGACACCGAGGTCTCCAGCACGCTCCAGGAGGACGTCCTCGACGCCACACTCCTCGGCCCCATCGCCACGGATGACGGCCTCGCCGGGATCAATCTCGGCGAGGGCACCGTCGTGGTGGACCTGGGCCGGATCGGCGGCAACGATGACGGCCTCATCGATCGGCCGGTCGGCATCAACAACCAGAACCCGAACACCGAGCTCATCGATGACGAGACCTACCCGTTCATCGCGAGCAGCGTGCACGACGTCATCGACGAGACCGTCGACCTCTCCGTCGGGACCGCCATGGACTCGCTGGAGAGCGTGAGCATCAGCTCCTCGGTGTCCGCCCCGGACGGCACGACGGCCTCGTGGGACATGACGCTGGCCGGGGAGGTCACGAACTTCGAGTGCACCCCCGGTGGCATCACGGGCGCGGCGACCTGCGCGACCCTCGAGGGCGCGATGACCGCCATGGGTCCGATCATGACTCCGATCAACGACATGATCACCAACCCGGAGGGCGTGATCTACGAGGCGTTCACCACCATCAAGACGGACCTGATGACCGTCCCGGTGCGCGCCGCTCTGGATCCCTTCCTCGAGCTGATCGCGAACAACCTGTTCTCGGTGCAGATCAACCACCAGGAGGTCCAGACCTGCGAGATGCCGGACGGCACGGAGGTGACGTCGGGACTGGAAGTGTCAGCCTTGAGCATCGGCGTCCTGGACGGCACCTCACGTATGGGCATCGGGAATGCCGGTGTCCGGGTCGATGCGTGTGATCTCGCCGCCGGCGACCCCGTGGTCGAGTCCTCGAGCCCGGTTCCGGCCGGTGAGTGCTCGGAGATCACCTCCAGCGGCTGGGCACCCGAGAGCGAGGTCAGCTTCCAGCTGACGGACGCCGAGGGTAACCCTGTCGGTGACCCGATCACCGCGACGGCCGACGCCGAGGGCAACATCCCGGCCGACACCTGCCTCACCGTTCCCGAGGGCACCGAACCCGGCGACTACACCGTCGTCGGCGAGGGCCCGGACGGGAACACCGGTGAGTCGGACCTGACGGTCTACGCCCCTGATGCCGAGGTCGATTCGCCTGCCGCTCCCGGTGAGTGCGCTGTCGTGACCTCCGGCGGATGGATCCCGGACAGCGAGGTCTCGATCCAGCTGACCAGCGCCGAGGGCAATCCCGTCGGAGACCCCGTGACCGCTGTCGCAGATGAGGAGGGCAACCTGCCCGCCGACACATGCGTGGCGATTCCCGAGGGGACCGAGCCGGGCGACTACGAGGCGATCGTCTCGGATGACAACGGCGCTGAGATCCCGGCTCCCGTCGAGGTCGACGAGGCCGATGCCGACGAGGCCAGCCTGGACGCCTCCTCCCCGGTTGCGGCCGGTGGGGAGTCGGCCCTGACCGGTGATGGCTGGGCTCCGGACACGGACGTGTCGGTGCAGCTGACCGATCCGGACGGCAATGCCGTCGGTGATCCGGTCACCGTCACGACCGATGAGAACGGTGCCTTCCCCGAGGGCACGGTGCTCCCGGTCCCCGAGGATGCGACTCCCGGCGATGGGTTCACCATCACCGCGACGGATCCTGACGGCAACGAGGCGACCGACACGCTCGAGGTCACGCCGGCTGATTCGGCCGACGAGGCGAGCCTGGAGGCGTCCTCGCCGGTGCGCGTGGGCGATGAGTCCACGCTGGAGTCCGAGGGCTGGACTCCGGATACCGAGGTCTCGGTGCAGCTGGCCGATGCCGAGGGCGATCCCGTCGGTGATCCGGCCACCGTCACCACCGATGAGAACGGTGCCTTCCCCGAGGGCACTTCGCTCCCGGTTCCCGAGGATGCGACGCCGCGCGATGGCTACACCATCACCGCGGTCGATTCCGAGGGCAACGAGGCGACCGACACCATCGAGATCGTCGCGGCCGATGCCGAGCTGTTCTCGCTGGATGCTTCGTCGCCGACTCCGGCCGGTGGCGAGTCCACCCTGGAATCGGCAGGCTGGGCTCCGGGCACGGACGTGTCGGTGCAGCTGACTGATCCGGACGGCAATGCCGTCGGCGATCCGGTCACCGTCACGACCGATGAGAACGGTGCCTTCCCCGAGGGCACGGTGCTCCCGGTCCCCGAGGATGCGACGCCGGGCGATGGGTTCACCATCACCGCGACGGATCCTGACGGCAACGAGGCGACCGACACGCTCGAGGTCACGCCGGCTGATTCGGCCGACGAGGCGAGCCTGGAGGCGTCCTCGCCGGTGCGCGTGGGCGATGAGTCCACGCTGGAGTCCGAGGGCTGGGCTCCGGACACGGACGTGTCGGTGCAGTTGGCCGATGCCGAGGGCGATCCCGTCGGTGATCCGGTCACCGTCACCACCGATGAGAACGGTGCCTTCCCCGAGGGCACTTCGCTCCCGGTTCCCGAGGGCGCCGAGCCCGGTGCCTTCACGGTCACGGCGGCTGACTCCGAGGGCAACGAGGTCACCGACACGCTCGAGGTCATCGCGGCCGACGCGCCGCTGGTGGACGCTTCGCCGGCTCCGGCCGGTGGGGAGTCCGCTCTGACCGGTGATGGCTGGACCCCGGACACCGAGGTCTCCGTGCAGCTGACCGATGCCGAGGGCAATGCCGTCGGCGATCCGGTCACCGTCACGACCGATGAGAACGGTGCCTTCCCCGAGGGCACGGTGCTCCCGATCCCCGAGGATGCGACGCCGGGCGATGGCTACACCATCACCGCGGTCGATCCCGAGGGCAACGAAGCGACCGACACGCTCGAGGTCATCGCGGCCGACGCGCCGCTGGTGGACGCTTCGCCGGCTCCGGCCGGTGGGGAGTCCGCTCTGACCGGTGATGGCTGGACCCCGGACACGGACGTGTCGGTGCAGCTGACCGATCCGGACGGCAATGCCGTCGGCGATCCGGTCACCGTCACGACCGATGAGAACGGTGCCTTCCCCGAGGGCACGGTGCTCCCGATCCCGGAGGATGCGACGCCGGGCGATGGCTACACCATCACCGCGGTCGATCCCGAGGGCAACGAAGCGACCGACACGTTCGAGATCGTCCCGGACGACTCGGCCGAGGCCACGATCGACGCGTCGTCCCCGGTGGCTGTTGGCAGCGAGTCCGAGCTGGTCTCCGAGGGCTGGATTCCGGAAACCGAGGTCTCCGTACAGCTGGCCGATGCCGAGGGCAATGCCGTCGGCGATCCGGTCATGGTGACCACGGATGGGAACGGTGCCTTCCCCGAGGGCACGGTGCTCCCGATCCCGGAGGATGCGACGCCGGGTGAGGGCTACACCGTCACCGCGACGGACGCCGAGGGCACCGAGGCCACGGACACCGTCGAGGTGACTCCGGGCGAAGGCTCCTGCGTCAGCAACCAGACCGTCTCGATCGAGCCGAGCTCCGCCGGAGCCGGTGCAACGGTGACCGTGTCCGGAAGCGGCTTCGCTCCCGGCGACGCGACGGTCGCGCTCGTCGATGCCGAGGGCAACCCGGTCGGAGCCACGGTGGAGATCGAGGTCGGTGACGACTGCGGCTTCGCGAGCGAGGTCGTCATCTCCTCCGATGTCACCCCCGGGGACTACGAGCTGGTCGTGACCGATGGTGATGGAAACTCCGCTTCGGACGCCATCACCGTGACCGAGTCCCAGGCCGGTGGCGACCCGGCACCGGGCGGTGACGACGACTCGACCGTCGGCGGCGGCTCAGACGACGGGGACGACTCGTCCTCCGATGTCGGAGCGGGCGACGACGGTGAGGGCTCCGGAACCGGTACCGACGGCGACCTGGCGCAGACCGGGTTCGACGCTCTCCCGGTGGCAGCGATCGCTTCGCTGCTCACCATCGCCGGTGCCGCTGTCCTCATCACGCGCCACCAGCGGAAGGTGTGA
- a CDS encoding copper amine oxidase, giving the protein MNRRRWAVAALLVVCATILVWVVAAGPLRPAPDAPEEPAAPAATAAELDCGDGQELSKSLSSGATWSMCWSIDPDMGLVVSDIHLTAPDGEPISLIDSLSLSQLEVPYDDGGRNTHDITESGFGGTKMKTLGDDVCTGNILEADVPNIGDGTYGETETRGVLCSSEVDGGVSYHSSDAVAPAATRKTDLQIFTVSRVGWYEYITEYTFGADGSIDVQLGATGDLSPVDYSDEEHGWDVGDDEHSTSHSHNAVWRVNWALGGDAGMQVEQFDAERTGDMGDESAKLTGELTPLTNPTTAQWEDRRWWRVLNPDVLNEDGHPISYQIEMAKTDSFVFSDVLADAGAERHAHDHESGYDVAFTNYDECERFAVKNTGDCGGGVEDFVDSGAEETLDDVVSWVAVGFHHVPRDEDQSPMEMHWQGFSLLPRDLTAQRFDVPEGHEEVNGVPDSEWHESPTG; this is encoded by the coding sequence ATGAATAGACGCCGCTGGGCCGTCGCAGCACTTCTGGTCGTCTGCGCGACCATTCTCGTCTGGGTCGTGGCCGCTGGACCGTTGAGGCCCGCGCCTGACGCCCCCGAGGAGCCGGCCGCGCCCGCTGCGACCGCGGCCGAGCTGGACTGCGGCGACGGGCAGGAGCTCTCGAAGTCCCTCTCGAGCGGTGCGACGTGGTCGATGTGCTGGTCGATCGACCCGGACATGGGCCTCGTGGTCTCCGACATCCATCTCACCGCGCCGGACGGGGAGCCGATCAGCCTGATCGATTCCTTGTCGCTCTCGCAGCTCGAGGTGCCGTACGACGACGGCGGGCGCAATACCCACGACATCACCGAATCCGGATTCGGCGGCACCAAGATGAAAACTCTCGGTGACGACGTGTGCACCGGGAACATTCTCGAAGCGGACGTCCCGAACATCGGTGACGGCACGTACGGCGAGACGGAGACCCGGGGCGTGCTGTGCTCCTCCGAGGTCGACGGCGGCGTGTCCTACCATTCGAGCGACGCCGTCGCCCCTGCCGCGACTCGGAAGACGGATCTGCAGATCTTCACGGTGTCCCGCGTCGGCTGGTACGAATACATCACCGAGTACACCTTCGGTGCCGATGGCTCGATCGACGTGCAGCTCGGCGCGACCGGTGATCTCTCGCCCGTGGACTACAGCGACGAGGAGCACGGGTGGGACGTGGGGGACGACGAGCACTCCACCAGCCATTCGCACAACGCGGTCTGGCGCGTGAACTGGGCCCTCGGCGGGGACGCAGGGATGCAGGTCGAGCAGTTCGATGCCGAGCGCACCGGGGACATGGGGGATGAATCGGCGAAGCTCACGGGGGAGCTCACCCCGCTCACGAACCCCACGACCGCGCAATGGGAGGACCGGCGCTGGTGGCGGGTGCTGAACCCCGACGTCCTCAACGAGGACGGACACCCGATCTCCTACCAGATCGAGATGGCCAAGACCGACTCGTTCGTCTTCTCCGATGTCCTCGCCGATGCCGGAGCGGAGAGGCACGCCCATGACCACGAGAGCGGCTACGACGTCGCCTTCACCAACTATGACGAGTGCGAGCGGTTCGCCGTGAAGAACACCGGCGACTGCGGAGGCGGGGTCGAGGACTTCGTGGACAGCGGTGCCGAGGAGACTCTCGACGACGTCGTCTCCTGGGTGGCGGTGGGATTCCACCACGTGCCCCGTGACGAGGACCAGTCTCCGATGGAGATGCACTGGCAGGGATTCTCCCTGCTGCCCCGTGACCTGACGGCCCAGCGGTTCGACGTGCCGGA